In the genome of Maribacter forsetii DSM 18668, the window TATTGTATAGTATAGCTGCCTTCATCTTTTAAAACGTCTAGGTAGGCACTAAGGTTATTACCTGTGTCAGTGCTAACTTTGTAATCAAAAGTAAAGGTGTGACTAGTATTTGGTACCAAAACTATATCGTTTGTATTCCAAGTGCTAAGTTCGGTTTGGTTTACTAAAGTATTGTTCAAATCTAATTCTAGAGAAAAGTTCCCTTCTGTAGCGTCAATGCTTTTAGTAATATTGTTTTCATTGGCGATGCTCCAATTTTCTGGTGCTTCAGGGCTGCCAGACCAATTTTCAAAGCTAGCATTCTGTAAATAATTCGTTTGCGAAAATCCTGTAAAACAATACAAAAATAGGGCTGCCAATAGCAGCCTAGTGTAGTTTTTAATCATAGTATAATATGGTTAGCAAAACACTAATATAAATATTAGCGTTTTGTTAACAGAATATTTTCGTCGAAATACTACAATTGTTTCTTACAAAGTGTGGTTCTTCTATTACAAATATGGCTGTTAATGCGCAACCAACCAATTCTCACCCAAGCCAACTTCTACATCTAAAGGAACTGCTATTTTGTATGCGTTTTCCATCTCAGATTTAATTAGGGTTTTTAATTCCTCTAATTCTGGTTTGTAAATATCGAACACCAATTCATCATGTACTTGTAAAAGCATTTTAGACTTATAATTGCCTTTTTCTAGTTTGTTGTGAATATTGATCATGGCAATCTTTATGATATCTGCAGCACTACCTTGAATAGGTGCGTTTACTGCATTCCGTTCTGCAGCACCACGAACTATTGCGTTACTTCCATTGATGTCTTTTAAATAGCGTCTTCTGCCCAACACAGTTGAAACATAACCATTATCACGTGCAAAATCTACTTGCTCGCTCATGTAATTTCGCAACTTTGGATAGGTCTTGTAGTAGGTGTCTATCAGTTCTTTTGCTTCTTTTCTTGATAAGTCCGTTTGGTTACTTAATCCGAATGCAGAAACACCATAGATGATACCAAAGTTTACGGTTTTTGCATTGCTACGCTGTTCTCTAGTCACTTCTTGCAAAGGCACATTAAATACTTTTGATGCTGTAGAAGCATGAATATCTTCACCATTTTTAAAAGCTTCTATCATGGTGGTTTCTTCACTTAGTGCTGCGATAATACGTAGTTCTATTTGAGAGTAATCTGCCGCCAGTAAAGTGTAGTTCTCATCTCTTGGTACAAACGCTTTTCTTACTTGTCTACCGCGTTCTGTTCTAATTGGTATGTTCTGTAAATTTGGATTGTTACTGCTTAAACGACCTGTTGCCGCAACGGTCTGCATATAGTCTGTATGTACTCTACCAGTAGATGGTTCTACTTGTTCTGGCAGTGCATCTACATACGTGCTTTTCAATTTGGCAAGACCTCTATAATCCAATACATTCTGAATAATTTCATGGTCTTTTGCCAAATTAGACAATACATCTTCTGCAGTAGAATATTGACCTGTTTTGGTCTTTTTAGGTTTGTCGACTAGTTTTAGTTTGTCAAACAGTATTTCACCTAGTTGTTTGGGTGAACCAATATTGAATTCTTCACCGGCAACTTCGTAAATTTTCTTTTCTAGATTGCTGATGTCATTGTTCAAGTCTTCTGAAAGTGAATTCAAGAATTTCTCATCTAAATTGATACCTTCTAATTCCATGTCCGCTAAAACACGTAATAACGGAATCTCAATGTCTTGAAATAACTTTTCGGTATTGGCTTCCTTTAATTCTGGTCTAAAATGTTGTGCAAGTTGATAAGTGATATCTGCATCTTCAACAGCGTATTCCGTTTGTTTTTCTAACGGAACATCTCGCATGCTCAATTGATTCTTTCCTTTTTTACCAATAAGTTCTGTGATGGAAACCGGAGTGTAGTTTAAGTACGTCTCCGCTAATACATCCATATTATGACGCATATCCGGATTAATTAGATAATGTGCCAACATAGTATCGAACAGAGGTCCTTTTACATCAATGTTGTATTTATCTAATACTTTGATATCGTACTTTAAATTCTGACCTATTTTTTCAATTTTTTCAGCTTCAAAGAATGGGCGTAATTCTTCTAAAAGTGTCTGAACATCTTCTTTATTATCTGTAAAGGGAATGTAATATCCTTTTGTTGCTTCCCAAGAAAAAGCAATACCAACTAATTCCGCTGTTAAAGGATCTAAACCTGTAGTTTCGGTGTCAAAACATACAGAGGTTTGCTGCATTAAACTTTTCAAGAATAATTTCATTGCCATACCAGGAGCAACACTTTGGTAAGAATGCGCAAC includes:
- the polA gene encoding DNA polymerase I, which translates into the protein MADQKRLFLLDAYALIFRGYYALIKNPRINSQGMDTSAIMGFMNSLFDVIRREQPDHLAVCFDKGGSAERTELFPEYKANRSETPDAIRIAVPYIQDILNAMQIPVVVKEGWEADDIIGTLAKQAEKEDYKVFMVTPDKDFGQLVSENIFMYRPARMGNGIEIWGIPEIQKRFGVQRPEQVIDYLGMMGDASDNIPGLPGVGDKTAKKFIEQFDSMEGLLANTDKLKGKMKEKVEANGELGLLSKKLATICLDVDVTFNAGDYEMSEPNAVEVQKIFEELEFRRLKDQFIKLFSAEAEEATTEATNKQVAKKETQDAGSGQFSLFGSPADAGATVKDFSSRKTIADVAHSYQSVAPGMAMKLFLKSLMQQTSVCFDTETTGLDPLTAELVGIAFSWEATKGYYIPFTDNKEDVQTLLEELRPFFEAEKIEKIGQNLKYDIKVLDKYNIDVKGPLFDTMLAHYLINPDMRHNMDVLAETYLNYTPVSITELIGKKGKNQLSMRDVPLEKQTEYAVEDADITYQLAQHFRPELKEANTEKLFQDIEIPLLRVLADMELEGINLDEKFLNSLSEDLNNDISNLEKKIYEVAGEEFNIGSPKQLGEILFDKLKLVDKPKKTKTGQYSTAEDVLSNLAKDHEIIQNVLDYRGLAKLKSTYVDALPEQVEPSTGRVHTDYMQTVAATGRLSSNNPNLQNIPIRTERGRQVRKAFVPRDENYTLLAADYSQIELRIIAALSEETTMIEAFKNGEDIHASTASKVFNVPLQEVTREQRSNAKTVNFGIIYGVSAFGLSNQTDLSRKEAKELIDTYYKTYPKLRNYMSEQVDFARDNGYVSTVLGRRRYLKDINGSNAIVRGAAERNAVNAPIQGSAADIIKIAMINIHNKLEKGNYKSKMLLQVHDELVFDIYKPELEELKTLIKSEMENAYKIAVPLDVEVGLGENWLVAH